A stretch of the Vitis vinifera cultivar Pinot Noir 40024 chromosome 16, ASM3070453v1 genome encodes the following:
- the LOC104881520 gene encoding uncharacterized protein LOC104881520, translated as MTFEEFTQKVLEKFDISLHVRRMHYTLKFNPRVIQDLEDEDDLDNVVSHSDDFANVYIVESPGVEAIEANIPNTQLALGGPHPTFPSSNASCDANPNTMMLSRGFASRCADSEYTPLESNRFREAILGSGHTFKNADEFRNAIYQMSLAGRFQYKYNKNSPTHMSVKCSVEDCPWKITAHAVEGNEILRVYTYQVNHNHIAQDECSSKVRVSSKRGAVVVEDVFRTTPEYLPRQICKDFERDHGVQLTYNQAWHLKEKAKERVYGSPRASYAYLPWLCHRLREINPGTIAEYTSHEGHFKQLFIAHAFSIQGFTMGCRPVLAIDSCHLSGPYKGALLSAIAYDADDGMFPLALGVVGSENYEDWYWFLEKLKGILDGQEVIIISDRHQGILRSVSELFGVENHAYCYRHVKENFSSFFNRQNIRGKKGKEDALLLLDNIAYARLDIDYNEAFEKLVRFNGDLARWVAENSPEHWAMSKFLKKRWDKMTTNIAESFNAWLREERHQTIYTLLMMHMDKLVAMLDTHMRGTDKWKSVVGPKTEENLMSNITRSAPITVMPYLGGTFKVFTGEVYLVVDMQQHKCTCLTWQMSGLPCPHVCAVIRTLRHDVYDYIDPCFKVSTQQLIYSGQFQPLPTHNMPKVCEAGTLQDGQGNVFPSLQPPQVRRPPGRPRQKRIESQFSHKRAIHCSRCNGIGHNRSKCNNPLP; from the exons ATGACATTTGAAGAATTCACTCAGAAGGTCTTAGAAAAATTCGACATTTCCCTTCATGTGAGGAGGATGCACTACACCCTCAAGTTTAACCCTAGAGTcatccaagatttagaagatgagGATGACTTGGATAACGTGGTTTCCCACAGTGATGACTTTGCAAATGTGTACATAGTCGAGTCACCCGGTGTGGAAGCCATAGAGGCAAATATACCGAATACACAGTTGGCACTTGG AGGTCCACATCCTACGTTTCCTTCGTCTAATGCATCATGCGATGCAAATCCTAATACTATGATGTTATCAAGAGGTTTTGCATCGCGTTGTGCAGATAGTGAGTACACCCCTTTGGAATCAAATCGGTTTCGTGAGGCAATATTAGGTTCCGGACATACATTTAAGAATGCAGATGAGTTTCGGAATGCAATATACCAAATGTCATTAGCTGGAAGGTTTCAATACAAGTACAATAAAAATTCACCCACTCATATGTCAGTAAAGTGTTCGGTTGAGGATTGTCCTTGGAAGATAACAGCTCATGCTgttgaaggaaatgaaatattgCGAGTTTATACTTACCAagttaatcataatcatatagcTCAAGATGAGTGTTCATCTAAGGTGCGGGTTTCTTCCAAGAGAGGTGCTGTTGTTGTTGAAGACGTGTTTAGAACAACTCCAGAATACCTTCCTCGACAAATTTGCAAGGATTTTGAACGTGATCATGGAGTTCAATTGACTTATAACCAAGCATGGcatcttaaagagaaggcaaaagAGCGTGTATATGGATCTCCACGTGCGTCCTACGCGTATTTGCCTTGGTTATGCCATAGGCTAAGGGAAATTAACCCTGGAACTATTGCCGAGTACACTTCTCATGAAGGTCACTTCAAGCAATTGTTCATTGCCCAcgcattttcaattcaagggttcACCATGGGGTGTCGACCGGTATTGGCTATTGATTCTTGCCACCTAAGTGGTCCATACAAAGGAGCTCTTTTGTCTGCCATTGCATATGATGCAGATGATGGAATGTTCCCTCTAGCCTTGGGTGTGGTTGGTTCAGAAAATTATGAGGATTGGTATTGGTTCTTGGAGAAATTGAAGGGGATCCTAGATGGTCAAGAAGTAATTATTATATCAGATAGACATCAAGGGATATTGCGTAGTGTTTCGGAGTTGTTTGGGGTAGAAAATCACGCCTATTGTTATCGACATGTGAAAGAGAACTTTTCAAGCTTCTTCAACAGGCAAAACATTAggggaaagaaagggaaagaagatgCTTTGTTGCTTTTAGACAACATTGCATATGCTCGGTTGGATATAGACTACAATGAGGCGTTTGAAAAACTTGTGCGTTTTAATGGCGACCTAGCAAGGTGGGTTGCGGAGAATAGTCCGGAGCATTGGGCGATGTCAAAGTTCCTTAAAAAACGTTGGGATAAAATGACAACTAATATTGCAGAGTCCTTCAATGCGTGGTTAAGAGAGGAACGCCACCAAACAATTTATACGTTGCTGATGATGCACATGGATAAGCTTGTAGCCATGTTGGACACCCATATGCGTGGTACAGATAAGTGGAAGAGCGTGGTTGGAcccaaaacagaggaaaacctAATGTCAAATATCACGAGATCTGCTCCGATTACTGTGATGCCTTATTTGGGTGGGACGTTCAAGGTTTTTACTGGAGAAGTTTATTTGGTTGTGGATATGCAGCAACATAAGTGTACATGTCTAACATGGCAAATGTCCGGGTTGCCATGTCCACATGTATGTGCTGTGATCCGTACATTGAGACACGATGTGTATGACTATATCGACCCATGTTTTAAAGTCTCCACCCAACAGTTGATTTACTCGGGTCAGTTTCAACCATTACCAACACACAACATGCCTAAAGTTTGTGAGGCTGGGACTTTGCAAGATGGGCAAGGCAACGTATTTCCTAGTCTCCAACCCCCGCAAGTGAGACGTCCTCCAGGAAGACCCCGACAAAAGCGTATTGAGTCACAATTTAGCCATAAGAGAGCTATTCATTGCTCTCGATGCAATGGCATAGGTCACAATCGGTCTAAATGTAATAATCCATTGCCGTGA